From the Marivivens sp. LCG002 genome, the window GTTCGGTCGTTCACCGAATGGCAGATACGCGGTTGTAGCTCAGTTGGTTAGAGTACCGGCCTGTCACGCCGGGGGTCGCGGGTTCGAGCCCCGTCAACCGCGCCACTGCCCATTTAGAACGACTTACCGTAAGTGCGCGGTTGTAGCTCAGTTGGTTAGAGTACCGGCCTGTCACGCCGGGGGTCGCGGGTTCGAGCCCCGTCAACCGCGCCACTTCTTCCCCGTGGGGAAACTTTGACGCCAAGGCTTTTGCCTCTGGCGTTTTTTGTTGTCTTAATATATTTTATTTTTGAAATGTTTAAGGAGTTCCAAATGCAACTGCTCGATACGATCCCGTGGAATATCGCCATTCTCGCCGCATTGACGCTAGGGTTGGCGCCGTTCTTTCCCGAGCCGCATATCTGGGAAAAGCTCAAAATGCTTGCGGGCGGATCATTGACCCGCCCGCTCGATATTTTCGATCTGGTGCTGCACGGCGCGCCTTGGCTTTTGCTCTTGGCCAAGATCGCCCGCGAAGTGCTTAGCCGTTGACGGCGGCGAGGATACGCGCCCAGCTTCTGATCCCTTTGTGGAAGGAGCGAAGGTCGTATTTCTCGTTCGGCGAATGGATCTGGTCGTCACCATTGGCAAAGCCGATGAGCATCGCGTCCATATCGAGATAGGTCTTGAAATAGCCCGCCACGGGAATGGAGCCGCCAGCGCCCACAAAGGCAGCCGCATCCGGCCATTCGTCGCTGAGTGCGCCGCGTGCCTGTTCAAAGGCGGGATGGTCGAGAGACATCACGCTGGCGGGACCTGCGCCGTGTTCCTTGAACGAGACCGAGCAATCGGGCGGCAACATGTCCGCCACATAGGCGCGAAAGGCCTTGCGGATCGCATGGGGGTCTTGGGTGCCGACCAGACGGAAGCTGACCTTGGCCGAAGCGATCGAGGGAAGCACGGTCTTGAAGCCTTCACCCGTGTAGCCGCCCGTGATCCCGTTGAATTCGCAGGTCGGGCGCGACCAGATCTGCTCGAGCGCAGTATAGCCTTTTTCGCCCGCAGGGGTGCTGAGGCCGACGCCGCCGAGGAAGCCGTCTGCGTCGAAGCCGAGGCCCTCCCATTGCGCTTTGAGCGCGTCGGTAAGCTCCTCTACGCCATCATAGAAGCCGGGGAGCGTGACGCGGCCATTGTCGTCGTGAAGCCCCGCAAGGATGCGGGTCAGAACGCGGATCGGGTTCGCAGCGGGCCCGCCGAACATGCCCGAATGAAGGTCCTTGTTCGGACCCGTGACGGTCAGCTCTTCGCCGCAAAGACCGCGTAGCATCGTCGTGATCGCGGGCGTATCGCGGTTGAACATACCCGTGTCGCAGATCAGGGCGATGTCGGCCTTGAGCTCGTCCTTGTTCTCTTGGAGGAAAGGAATGAGCGAGGGTGACCCGCTTTCCTCTTCGCCTTCGAGAAAGATCGTGATGCGACAGGGGAGGGTGCCCGTCTCGGCCTTCCAGGCGCGCAGCGCTTCGATAAAGGTCATCAGCTGGCCTTTGTCGTCGGATGCACCGCGGGCGCGGATCACTTTCCCGTTAGCGGTGTCTTCCAGCGCGGGATCAAAGGGGTCGCGGTGCCAGAGGGTGATCGGGTCCACGGGCTGCACGTCATAATGCCCGTAGAACAGAAGATGCGGGCCGCCGTCGCCGCCATGCGCGACCACCATCGGATGACCGGGCGTGGGGCGCTTGGAGGCATCAAAGCCCAGTGTTTTCAAATCGTTGACAAGCCAGTCTGCAGCGCGGTCGCAGTCGGTTTTATAGGCGGGATCGGTCGAGATCGACGGGATTCGCAGCAAGTCGAACAGGCGATCGACAGTGTGGTCGAGATCGGCATCGATCCGGTCGAGAATCTTTTCGAGGGTCATGGGACTTCCTTTTGTTTCCGATAGGAGACTACGCGTCTCGATCGGCGTGTCCAGAAGGCTCGGCTGTGCAAAAATCGTCAGGGGGCGTCAAAAGGTAGCGTATTGTTAGAACTGGTCTAAAGTTATAGATACGCGCAAACCCGCCGTTAGAGAACTGCCGCCGCCTGACGTGAAGGATAGACCATTGGACTATAACGCCATTCTTGATGCCGCTCTTGGAACCCTCCACAAAGAGGGCCGTTATCGCACGTTCATCGATATCGAGCGCCGCAATGGTCAGTTTCCCCATGCGATCTGGCGCAAGCCCGACGGGACCGAGGCCGAAATCACCGTATGGTGCGGCAATGACTATCTCGGGATGGGGCAGCACCCTGTCGTGCTCAAAGCCATGCATGAGGCATTGGACGCCACCGGCGCAGGCTCGGGCGGCACGCGCAATATTTCGGGCACCACGGTTTACCATAACCGTCTCGAAGCCGAACTTGCCGATCTTCACCAGAAAGAAGCGGCGCTTCTGTTCACCAGCGCCTATGTCGCCAATGACGCGACCCTTTCGACGCTGCATCGGCTTTTCCCCGGTTTGATCATCTATTCGGACGAGCTGAACCATGCCTCGATGATCGAAGGCATTCGCCGCAACAACGGCGCAAAGCGCGTCTGGAAGCACAATGATCTCGATGATCTGCGCGCCAAGCTCATGGCAGATGATCCCAAAGCGCCCAAGCTGATCGCCTTTGAATCGGTCTATTCGATGGACGGCGACTTCGGCCCGCTCAAAGAGCTTTGCGATCTTGCCGAGGAATTCGGTGCGCTCACCTATCTCGACGAAGTGCACGCGGTCGGCATGTATGGCCCGCGCGGTGGCGGTGTGGCCGAACGTGACGGACTTCTTGACCGTATCGACATCATCAACGGCACGCTGGGCAAGGCTTTTGGCGTGCACGGCGGCTATATCGCGGCCTCTGCGCGGATGTGTGATGCGATCCGGTCTTATGCGCCGGGCTTTATCTTTACCACCTCGCTTCCGCCCGTTGTCGCGGCAGGGGCGGCCGCGTCGGTCGCACATCTCAAGACCGATCAGTCGATCCGCGATCTGCACCAAGAGCGCGCCCGCGTGCTCAAGCTGCGGCTCAAGGGGCTTGGCCTTCCGATCATCGATCATGGCTCGCATATTGTGCCCGTGATCGTGGGTGATCCCGTTCACACCAAAAA encodes:
- a CDS encoding RND transporter encodes the protein MQLLDTIPWNIAILAALTLGLAPFFPEPHIWEKLKMLAGGSLTRPLDIFDLVLHGAPWLLLLAKIAREVLSR
- a CDS encoding M20/M25/M40 family metallo-hydrolase, which codes for MTLEKILDRIDADLDHTVDRLFDLLRIPSISTDPAYKTDCDRAADWLVNDLKTLGFDASKRPTPGHPMVVAHGGDGGPHLLFYGHYDVQPVDPITLWHRDPFDPALEDTANGKVIRARGASDDKGQLMTFIEALRAWKAETGTLPCRITIFLEGEEESGSPSLIPFLQENKDELKADIALICDTGMFNRDTPAITTMLRGLCGEELTVTGPNKDLHSGMFGGPAANPIRVLTRILAGLHDDNGRVTLPGFYDGVEELTDALKAQWEGLGFDADGFLGGVGLSTPAGEKGYTALEQIWSRPTCEFNGITGGYTGEGFKTVLPSIASAKVSFRLVGTQDPHAIRKAFRAYVADMLPPDCSVSFKEHGAGPASVMSLDHPAFEQARGALSDEWPDAAAFVGAGGSIPVAGYFKTYLDMDAMLIGFANGDDQIHSPNEKYDLRSFHKGIRSWARILAAVNG
- the hemA gene encoding 5-aminolevulinate synthase, whose product is MDYNAILDAALGTLHKEGRYRTFIDIERRNGQFPHAIWRKPDGTEAEITVWCGNDYLGMGQHPVVLKAMHEALDATGAGSGGTRNISGTTVYHNRLEAELADLHQKEAALLFTSAYVANDATLSTLHRLFPGLIIYSDELNHASMIEGIRRNNGAKRVWKHNDLDDLRAKLMADDPKAPKLIAFESVYSMDGDFGPLKELCDLAEEFGALTYLDEVHAVGMYGPRGGGVAERDGLLDRIDIINGTLGKAFGVHGGYIAASARMCDAIRSYAPGFIFTTSLPPVVAAGAAASVAHLKTDQSIRDLHQERARVLKLRLKGLGLPIIDHGSHIVPVIVGDPVHTKKLSDMLLSEFGIYVQPINFPTVPRGTERLRFTPSPVHGAPEIDKLVQAMDALWSHCALNRAEMAG